atcactttaatttaataAAGTTATTGCGTGAAAGGTGAATGTATGAAACTTTTGACCCATTGTTTAAAATGCACTATatcatattcaataaaaaaaattgcctgctctgagtcatgtaagtttacttttgactagactatccctttaaagggccatgatacccacattttttctttcatgatttagaaagagaatgcatttttaaacatctttctaatttacttctattatctaatttgttttattctcttgatattctttgctgaaaagcatatctagatatgctcagtagctgcttattggttgctgcacatagatgtctcatgtgattggctcacctatgtgcattgctttttcttcaaataaggatgtctcaaaaatgaagcaaaataaataatagaagtaaattgtaatgttgtttaaatttgtatgttctatctgaatcatgaaagaaagattttgggtttagtggccctttaagctttccaAAGCCcaaattaattgcatcatttatcaagttgatttaatgataattagttcaacaaacatttaaaaatattatattatatacaatgtTTCAATAAATAAGAAATTGTATCACAATAAAGTTTAATCACCTATATACACTATAAGAGCGTTCACGAATGACAGTTCTTGAATTCCGGAGCGAATAGCTTACACTTTAATCCTTTAGTAGGTAATTGCTAGTACAGAAGTTTAGTTACTTTGGATAAGCAGTGAGACTGTTTATAATTGTTGACGAAAAACGTTATATAAACTTGTCCCATCATGAAATATACTTAGAATTCAAGTAATAAGTGGTGTAGATCATTTTAGCTGAATATAagcagaaatataaaaaattatatacccAATGTTCCACTTACACTAAGTTTTGCATATAAAGATATATCACTGTGGAGacattgataaaaaaatataacgTTGTGTACTCAATTCTCATATTGGACTTGTGAACTTCTTATACAGAACGTGTGGTGTATCACATCTCCaagatacaagtatatagcagttCCCACTCCAGCCTACAATTAACACAGAAGTACCAGGAGCAACAATCTTAACTTGTAATAATTTGTTTGCACCAATCATACACAATCGGTGcctaagtgtgattttaagttcattcctattttaaatttaacccaataaaagttatattttaaatttgtaatttgttttctccCCCTTTCACTTATTCCTTATGGAATAATCTGTGTTATTCAGTTagattaaatttacctttagacctaggagtgctacaagtgtatacttTCTTTCtttgcatttaaaaatattaatattagcgGATTTCAGATTAACATTGAATTAATTGTAGCTggttggtgtgcccattaaatagattCTGGGGAGAACACTGCGTATCCAGTTTATAAATAAGATATTGGGAATAAGAAAATAATTTGATGCCTCTAGAGGCAAGCTCGCTGCAGGAACCGCGGCGCACACAGGCGAGCACCAATCACTGCATTACATTACAGGTAGGCAAGTGAGCCACAAGGCATTTAGTAATAAAAGGATTACTAACGAGCTACAGCGCACCCTCCTACCAGTAATCAGACTATTTACACTTTAGCGGTATCAGTGACACAGACAGACACGATCAGATCTGCAGCCTGAGGATACAGCAACTCCCTTAGCCCAATATACAGCCCCTGGTCAGTGAGAAAGATCCTATTATAGTTATATACCTTGTGCGTCAGAACATACAAtatcatttatttctataatcaaacttgctttattctcttggcatcctctgTAGAATGAgcagcagtgcagtactgggagctagctgagccaatgactagaggcatatatgtgcagcctccaatcagcagtgcATTGATGCCccctcaagaaaggataccaagagaacaaagcaaattagataattagaagtaaattgtacagTTGTGTATAATTGATGCTCTGTCTCAATGATGAAACTTTAGTGTTTTTACCCTCCTGTTCTTTACCAGCAGCTCCAGCTGATGACACCACAGCCAGCTGCTGGCAAGGGGCGTTTGTAATGCTGGTACAGAGAATGTGGTGTCTTCGGCAATGTAGATTAGTTATATACTCAGTGAGCGTGATGGTACCTAGCGCCCTTTACTCAGAGCACAGCGCGCGTGATGGTACCTAGCGCCCTTTACTCAGAGCACAGCGCGCGTGATGGTACCTAGCGCCCTTTACTCAGAGCACAGCGCGCGTGATGGTACCTAGCGCCCTTTACTCAGAGCACAGCGCGCGTGATGGTACCTAGCGCCCTTTACTCAGAGCACAGCGCGCGTGATGGTACCTAGCGCCCTTTACTCAGAGCACAGCGCGCGTGATGGTACCTAGCGCCCTTTACTCAGAGCACAGCGCGCGTGATGGTACCTAGCGCCCTTTACTCAGAGCACAGCGCGCGTGATGGTACCTAGCGCCCGTTACTCTAAGCTCAGGTGATGGTACCTAGCGCCCGTTACTCTAAGCTCAGGTGATGGTACCTAGCGCCCGTTACTCTAAGCTCAGGTGATGGTACCTAGCGCCCGTTACTCTAAGCTCAGGTGATGGTACCTAGCGCCCGTTAATCTCATAAATGTAACATAACTAAATAAAACCTCTATACACCCACAGCTGATCTTGTTACCTCCTCATCCGAGCATGGCTTATGATCTTCCCTCAGCACAATGCCCAGGTAGCCGGATGGCACAGTTACCTCTTGTCCCCGTAGCGAGCGCCCACGGAAGGAAACCTCTTTACCTTGAGGGAAGAAAAGACCAACAGAAAGGTTCAGTGCTTTGCAGCATATGGGGAGATTACCAGACTGCTGGGTATATGTGATGGCAGAAGCCTTACCCCACACAATACTCACCCACCTTCCCGTCCAGAATGGCAGGGCTGAAATATTTGTCTATGTTAGCAGGTCCCTCTCTCTGGATCTCGCAGGGTAAAAGGTGCATGGGCTCCTGAGCAGCCGAAGGCAGAGTCTGCAGATTAATGTGAATACACGAAGGAGCACAGCTCTCTGCCATGTCTGTGCTAGGTGAAAGGAAAGAGCTACACATTCAATTAAACCAGAGACCTCAATGTCATTCACAGCAACCCCACCCCCTCCCAATGCCCCCCCACACCAATAGTCTCACACCCTCTCCCAAAGCCCCTAACACTAATAGTAACCTGACACACACCCCCTCCCAATGCCCCTCACACCAATAGTTACCCCCCCTCCCAATGCCCCCTAACACTAATAGTTACCCCCCCTCCCAATGCCCCCTAACACTAAGTCACCCACCCCTCCCAATGCCCCCTAACACTAATAGTCACCTGACACACACCCTCTCCCAATGCCCCCCACACCCTCTCCCAAAGCCCCTAACACTAATAGTCACCTGACACACACCCCCTCCCAATGCCCCTCACACCAATAGTCACCCACCCCTCCCAATGCCCCCTAACACTAATAGTTACCCCCCCTCCCAATGCCCCCTAACACTAATAGTTAC
The nucleotide sequence above comes from Bombina bombina isolate aBomBom1 chromosome 7, aBomBom1.pri, whole genome shotgun sequence. Encoded proteins:
- the RNASEH2C gene encoding ribonuclease H2 subunit C encodes the protein MAESCAPSCIHINLQTLPSAAQEPMHLLPCEIQREGPANIDKYFSPAILDGKVGKEVSFRGRSLRGQEVTVPSGYLGIVLREDHKPCSDEEDRSLTVRSTFNSFTQWNLETPPSADDAIMMSMMWSKIASAIHEPVE